One Panicum virgatum strain AP13 chromosome 9K, P.virgatum_v5, whole genome shotgun sequence genomic region harbors:
- the LOC120649026 gene encoding uncharacterized protein LOC120649026, whose translation MHMSSSWLHYSDRRGPRSWTARALSSCSLPPPALLAFFAIVVFFLAVSGYVDYKAIERRAEIGARVFAAPLALAAAFLLFAALSWRRRYWQATIRRRRAHQHHLTTPAPPATSGSPWGVALAVAILLLMVSFQPAVHSMWFRPLWDTDDY comes from the coding sequence ATGCATATGTCCTCGTCGTGGCTCCACTACTCCGACCGCCGGGGGCCTCGCTCCTGGACGGCACGCGCGCTCTCCTCCTGCTcgctcccgccgcccgccctgcTCGCCTTCTTCGCCatcgtcgtcttcttcctcgccgtcTCCGGCTACGTCGACTACAAGGCCATCGAGCGCCGCGCCGAGATCGGTGCCCGCGtcttcgccgcgccgctcgccctcgccgccgccttcctcctcTTCGCTGCGCTCAGCTGGCGCCGCAGGTACTGGCAGGCCACCATCAGGAGGCGGCGTGCCCACCAACACCACCTGACGACGCCTGCTCCGCCGGCTACCAGCGGCTCGCCCTGGGGCGTGGCGCTGGCGGTGGCCATACTGCTGCTCATGGTGTCGTTCCAGCCCGCCGTCCACTCCATGTGGTTCAGGCCCCTCTGGGACACCGACGACTACTAG